A single Plasmodium sp. gorilla clade G2 genome assembly, chromosome: 7 DNA region contains:
- a CDS encoding erythrocyte membrane protein 1, PfEMP1, putative, with protein MGNEASIVGREALEKYKSILPSNAESWLHWDYIVYLKKIMDEDEPWKDQKFLNLLNTQSKKVPVDENRKFCKWKDIQKEIFDAVMKKHNHVPYTWGDHAEGVLKYSNKTQKFNMLNCSKTDIPDEDTKTPINGCNFNTVELSTCLPFRRRNIHLDGIISNITDMERIMSLGNSAELKAHLMFGIMANSLGTKAKEEINILKKTGKKDVEICKIMQRNFADYKDLFDGKDIVSYKKSKDLQCKLKQINDKLQNELKNEQKYNVLWNSIFKNATDILLKDIKNGNGETCQLYNESQTENQCLRFLEEWFEEFLKKKKNIQNDLIRACLYNEKKVVKTKGGMAQMDCNFYCNAYENFLQSNKKCYDNYRKECIRNISKNKNMDENIAKADINVLLKKIKRKTNCDDSACGNEYEPHLNGLFDKNIDYLHKGYHCGCSSENQKNSIFKKGTNNIFLEEVLNELGFCSVTDDDLDGTVGGNGDKIMTNRDNVKDICGVNYYDSFIRKNTRNPCESNTIKTKGWICDGTTRSVGTLLSPWKNKACLAPRTQALCLGFLHTNDKNGNYYHPIENIDSNEKLLTELVYAANVEGQNLKKNYKGSTDTEMNKLCNDLKYSFADLGDVIRGRSIWENIYTINMETNLKAIFKRIYDKLPSEKKNIYNDITKNYYDLRETWWNTNREYIWKALSCGAGMDKYNRCGDSVPNIDYMPQFLRWMTEWSGHFCEEKNTYDITYIHIKNKNEDKNIKSMCTGCNYNGAGDCLTSYPESGHVSSNPTCSECKKTCEQYTQWIRNQKKEYEQQKNKYNEEIKNALKSQQRRTNHSMYLKNNMNITEFFTKIKKDYPKANQFLQEQLKETGCDQNVEAVNFEKEPNTFYEKHRYCRTCAEQKHLEDATGISFLPDGLPGRYPYNPILTGTTIVPPNTTGSQNIPRTTAPGTSDRELKEEKEKHECDGVFDGKWNEWDCNETDKNTQSVCRKKIDTDYNKEFFDLFHEWIEDFLKEHKQFITKVESCINNNAGNISNCPNEECRNHCHCYNKWAHNKQKEWNSQKEFFKTNNKESFELFSHGGNDYYLDLYLDNLHFLNDFGIHENTTPSSQIQQKINDAIYKSEDCVKKCPKPIKCEDKGFDNDWQCDHATSSLGYTNKSMCLRKGDDKYEKPNLNELDTVYKFYDVFNEWLNDIQRLLEENIEILKSSCTNKFISMKNNTKNNKNNCNICRDDCKCYDNLRKKINEQWEKQKQNFKIYKNFEENMMRNIDLDTYLEAQCEYNLTENGKSESEAQEKCSKKNTSSGSRNHTIFDEMLETKSKEKQSVCESCEKVNENKPVDEKTCKEISDIDKNKCKTKDYDDPKDPQKNEPKKSWDCRNKNSSNTSSTQIKKAVCVPPRGQSICVANMADTSGVIQEPLSKEDDLKTKLKEAIKTETKELHKYYKQKNKSGTTSGQVPPGFCNTAYRSFNDFKNLVTGNMLWKPPSISAIDTKIGQLIQNGSSGTASAEDRLKWWKKNESDFWNAVKCGIKAANSGLNGNECPRFISDDDQFEWWAKEWSDDFYDKRKILVGQMEAKCGSGNSGCSGSSNTPNGVCGIECGKYKDFLEKKRKEWKDNFKTYLDDKEEQQNTQSVDDTKTYSPHNYYLLYPCTYQSCDGTHIKDLLGNKEHGEYENKCTCKANSSKTKDAQSSENNHCNTSFEFHACNEKKYKLGSWSSTYMKNPKDRGKVFAPPRRNSICIGWLFSPIETNGGKSGNSKDKAKAELKSKVMDAARGEAHYLWKRYLGGSNSGGNSDGNSGNTEEYCSALKRSFADIGNMVKGTDMWMAGYSPLVEQNIYNVFAMKDTSATTPPIEEQIEKERKEWWDQNKDNVWETMSKCDKNNTCEKNTPTDDKKPQFLRWLEEWGEYICEQREKQIKQLEKLCKNGNDVENDKKCDKGNKECKQQCYKYNNWINVYKREWLGQKSKYKEIYGNKDKPGYKDYEPYIKSHANANTYIGESNNKCKSSGTSGGSNNINLDDVFQKRDDQYKKYEPFCTTCRVNEIADTVKKKQKRGRVNPCANPSGSQPTTSVEHIAKTLHEEAKKQLEDNDSENKLKGKPEQGEYRHNSGGKASTLTDICSITDKHSNDKRVHGSDYKGPCTGKGTGKDNSEHTRFVVGFQWLKDARNMNQNHMDVIMPPRRRHICTSNLENLDVERAEGLKQDNKVNHSFLGDVLLSTKEEAKKTIEMYKQKNGLNGQKEPIDSRHQTTICRAVRSSFADMGDIIRGRDLWSRNKEMIELEKHLVKIFAKIKGTLPGEIQSKYDNTDSKYLDLRKDWWEANRGKIWDAMKCHLGKMNDTSPDGKSSSHCGYKESVPLDDYIPQRLRWMTEWAEWFCKAQKLEYDKVRMECINCKNQGSGGGKSVTCNDCDICKTACGKYKGIIDAWKQQWTEIETKYQSLYQQAKSANNSSSNSGDPHQKYLDEFIQKLQTLNGSNNTFENAAAYVHDIGNFDDCQEQNVFCNSGGNNYAFKYPPHDHEAKCKCTTPAKPVAVLPPAAAAAKPTSDHNSPQAAKPAATKPATTKPVVEPTHGGGQGQQTQSQGTEPDRGASPTVTTITASTLDGKGILSVTTVPSTATVADPVVNPTTGSQGNPDPEADPSRPQGTSTSSSGEPPPQNPTLPVSSPTINPEPSSSYKPTPQFRNAVNTDQTFIDRNRNFVDSSRPSSSSSNASNKKKNKIPVEYMNCVEKAANELQKNAEKEIENVKNTLMGTKTEDVYKTEQNGWSNTSNCTITNPSSNTGQTYNCDGNGNPFDEIDKWSCDKDTKNVTNEHICLPPRRKHMCTKTLEDLKEDSVQNTDDLLKEVLITAANEGKHLKEQWKKTESTQKKADGTTNRPSIKRYELCDAMKYSFADLGDIIRGMDNYKGMNGTNGLEKQLNGVFEKIRTQWVNENGGKHKDKYNDVTSFRYAWWDANRKYIWEAMTCTAPANAYFTKTYTDETGIQSITLSQYKMCGHANYPPDEDYIPQPFRWLTEWSEHFCKELNKKMDEMKKAFDECKNKDEKCTDDTNENNKCKNCKEKCDDYKKFVDKWNSHFENQNQILKQLNIEALTSGSNTNKMNFKNFLQMVRETKGCSVDDAHKYLDQTSNCTKFKFTQYGSTHRANTPYAFETYPKEYKNVCNGNDHSSINTDGSSGGWFKFGWKSFRLPKFRGIRVGWLQPIIPRLPEPTIIPLQVANTVLSHQEDIKKVAENINEAVGVVAGGINTAVVKTKDVVKNILIPKNPEQKDTSIDSTTTTKPNQPKQKKIDPYIHSRPEIYVPATSLGLFVLGFILYKWKKLLPRSKRHVDDMIRILEMPQNDYGIPDEAFTNRYVPYGRYKGKTYIYVENDTDDDNYVVTTDTSDITSSSESEYEDLDINDIYPYKSPKYKTLIEVVLKPTKSDITYSADTPNSGTIPPIPSDIPTNKLTDDEWNELKQDFILNMLQNDNMDISRENISGNIYMDNPPHTVDNRFGEKPFITQIQDRYLHGDNQVSYNIDWNIPKQKEVTSNIVDIPTYVSQNLYSGIDLINDSLNGNEHIDIYDELLKRKENELFGTKYMKHTTTNSVSKKTNRDPIMNQLDLFHKWLDRHRDMCNKWNKNEMLTNLINEWKSNEKKYISHIMSDQLLNPMDTTKLYTNVSMKINVNGNNSIPDNVNQYIEDVSSINSLYNIEKNVDERYVNDIDDSFF; from the exons ATGGGAAATGAGGCATCTATTGTGGGGCGAGAAGCCCTGGAGAAATATAAGTCTATATTACCAAGCAATGCGGAGTCATGGTTACATTGGGATTATATTgtatacttaaaaaaaattatggatGAAGATGAACCATGGAAAGATCAAAAATTCTTGAACTTATTAAACACTCAGTCAAAAAAGGTCCCTGTTGATGAAAATAGAAAATTTTGTAAATGGAAAGATATACAAAAAGAGATTTTTGATGCAGTTATGAAAAAGCATAATCATGTTCCATATACATGGGGCGATCATGCAGAGGGTGTACTAAAATATTCTAATAAAACACAAAAGTTTAATATGTTAAATTGTAGTAAAACAGACATACCCGATGAAGATACTAAAACACCTATAAATGGATGTAATTTTAATACTGTCGAACTGAGTACATGTTTGCCGTTTCGTCGTAGAAATATTCATTTAGATGGAATAATAAGTAATATAACTGATATGGAAAGAATAATGTCTTTGGGGAATTCTGCTGAACTGAAAGCCCATTTAATGTTTGGAATTATGGCGAATTCTTTAGGGACAAAAGCTaaagaagaaattaatatattaaagaaaacaGGGAAAAAGGATGTTGAAATTTGTAAAATTATGCAGCGCAATTTCGCAGATTATAAGGATCTTTTTGATGGAAAAGATATAgtttcttataaaaaatcAAAGGATTTACAATGtaaattaaaacaaataaatgataagttacaaaatgaattaaaaaatgaacaaaaataCAATGTGTTATGGAACAGTATTTTTAAAAACGCAAccgatatattattaaaagatataaaaaatggaaacGGAGAAACATGTCAGTTATATAATGAATCACAAACAGAAAATCAGTGTTTACGATTTTTGGAAGAATGGTTTGAAgaatttttgaaaaaaaaaaagaatatacaaaatgattTAATACGAGCATGTTtgtataatgaaaaaaaagttgTTAAGACCAAAGGTGGAATGGCACAAATGGATTGTAATTTTTATTGTAACGCATATGAGAATTTTTTAcaaagtaataaaaaatgttatgaTAATTATCGTAAAGAAtgtataagaaatatatcaaaaaataaaaatatggatgAAAATATTGCGAAAGCTGATATTAatgttcttttaaaaaaaataaaacgaAAAACAAATTGTGATGATTCGGCATGTGGAAACGAATATGAACCACATTTAAATGGTTTGTTTGATAAGAATATTGATTATCTACATAAAGGATACCATTGCGGATGCAGTTctgaaaatcaaaaaaattctatatttaaaaaggGTACAAACAATATATTTCTTGAAGAAGTATTGAATGAATTAGGTTTCTGTTCTGTTACTGACGATGATTTGGACGGAACAGTTGGGGGTAACGGTGATAAAATAATGACGAATAGGGATAATGTGAAGGATATTTGTGGTGTCAATTATTATGATTcttttataagaaaaaatacaagAAATCCCTGCGAGAGTAATACGATCAAAACAAAAGGATGGATATGTGATGGAACAACAAGATCTGTCGGGACTTTATTATCACCGTGGAAGAATAAAGCTTGTTTGGCTCCACGAACACAAGCGTTGTGTTTAGGATTTCTTCATactaatgataaaaatggaaattattatcatccaaTAGAAAATATTGATAGTAATGAAAAACTATTAACAGAATTAGTTTATGCTGCAAATGTTGAAGGccaaaatttaaaaaaaaattataaaggaAGCACCGATACTGAAATGAACAAATTATGTAATGATTTGAAATACAGTTTTGCCGATCTTGGAGATGTGATTCGAGGACGAAGTATAtgggaaaatatatatactataaaCATGGAAACAAATTTAAAAGCTATATTCAAACGAATATATGACAAATTACctagtgaaaaaaaaaatatatataatgatattactaagaattattatgatttacGCGAAACGTGGTGGAATACTAATAGagaatatatatggaaaGCGTTAAGTTGTGGTGCGGGAATGGACAAATATAATCGTTGTGGAGATTCCGTACCCAATATAGATTATATGCCGCAATTTTTGCGCTGGATGACTGAATGGAGCGGTCATTTTTGTgaggaaaaaaatacatatgatataacatatattcatattaagaATAAGAATGAGGATAAGAATATCAAATCAATGTGCACAGGGTGTAATTATAATGGAGCTGGAGATTGTTTAACTAGTTATCCAGAATCGGGTCATGTTTCATCAAATCCAACATGTTCAGAATGTAAAAAAACATGCGAACAATACACACAATGGATACGAAATcagaaaaaagaatatgaacaacaaaaaaacaaatacaacgaagaaataaaaaatgcaTTAAAATCACAACAAAGGAGGACAAATCATTCTATGTATTTAAAGAACAATATGAACATTACTGAATTTTTTAcgaaaattaaaaaggatTATCCAAAGGCAAACCAGTTTTTACAAGAACAGTTGAAAGAAACTGGTTGTGATCAAAATGTAGAAGCAGTGAATTTTGAAAAAGAACCAAATACGTTTTATGAAAAACATAGATATTGTAGAACATGTGCTGAACAAAAACATCTCGAAGATGCTACAGGAATATCATTTCTTCCGGATGGTCTTCCAGGACGTTATCCATATAATCCAATTCTTACAGGAACAACTATTGTTCCACCAAATACCACAGGTTCACAAAACATTCCGAGAACTACTGCACCTGGAACATCTGATCGCGAacttaaagaagaaaaagaaaaacatgaATGTGACGGCGTGTTTGATGGAAAATGGAACGAATGGGATTGTAACGAAACAGATAAAAACACACAATCAGTATGTAGGAAAAAAATTGATACAGATTATAACAAAGaattttttgatttatttcaTGAATGGATAGAAGACTTTTTAAAAGAACACAAACAGTTTATTACCAAGGTAGAATCGTGTATTAACAATAACGCTGGAAATATAAGTAATTGTCCTAATGAAGAATGTCGAAATCATTGTCattgttataataaatgggcacataataaacaaaaagaatGGAATTCacaaaaagaattttttaaaacaaataataaagaaagtTTTGAATTATTTAGTCATGGAGgtaatgattattatttggaTTTATATTTAGATAACTTACATTTTCTTAATGATTTCGGAATTCATGAAAATACTACCCCTAGTTCACAAATACagcaaaaaataaatgacgCGATATATAAATCAGAGGACTGTGTTAAAAAATGCCCGAAACCAATAAAATGTGAGGATAAAGGATTTGACAATGATTGGCAATGTGATCATGCTACTAGTTCTCTAGGTTACACTAATAAATCTATGTGTTTGAGAAAAGGAGATGATAAATACGAAAAACcaaatttaaatgaattagATACGGTTTACAAATTTTATGATGTATTTAATGAATGGTTAAACGATATACAACGCTTGctagaagaaaatattgaaatattGAAATCATCATGTACGAACAAATTTATAAGTATGAAAAATaacacaaaaaataataagaataactGCAATATATGTAGAGATGATTGTAAGTGTTATGATAATTTAAGAAAGAAAATTAATGAACAATGGGAAAAACAAAAgcaaaattttaaaatatataaaaattttgaagaaaatatgatGAGAAACATTGATCTTGATACATATTTGGAAGCACAATGTGAATATAATTTGACAGAAAATGGAAAAAGTGAAAGCGAAGCGCAAGAAAAATGTTCGAAAAAAAACACTTCTAGTGGTAGTAGAAATCACACAATTTTTGACGAAATGTTAGAAACGAAATCTAAAGAGAAACAATCGGTGTGTGAATCATGTGAAAAAGTAAACGAAAACAAACCTGTTGATGAAAAAACATGTAAAGAAATTAGTGATATAGATAAGAACAAATGTAAAACAAAAGATTATGATGATCCAAAAGATCCTCAGAAGAACGAGCCCAAAAAATCGTGGGATTGTAGAAACAAAAATAGTAGCAATACATCAAGCacacaaattaaaaaagctGTATGTGTTCCTCCTCGAGGACAAAGCATATGTGTAGCAAATATGGCAGATACAAGTGGAGTAATACAGGAGCCTTTGTCCAAGGAAGATGATTTGAAgacaaaattaaaagaagcaATAAAAACAGAAACAAAAGAATTGCACAAATActacaaacaaaaaaataaaagtggTACCACTAGTGGACAAGTACCCCCTGGATTTTGTAATACGGCATACCGTAGTTTTAATGATTTCAAAAATTTGGTGACAGGAAATATGTTATGGAAACCTCCAAGTATTAGTGCAATAGACACAAAAATTGGTCAACTCATACAAAATGGTAGTAGTGGTACCGCTAGTGCTGAGGATCGGTTAAAGTGGTGGAAAAAAAACGAATCCGATTTTTGGAATGCTGTGAAATGTGGGATCAAGGCCGCAAATAGTGGTTTGAATGGCAATGAATGCCCCCGATTTATTTCGGATGATGACCAGTTCGAATGGTGGGCAAAAGAGTGGTCGGACGATTTTTATGATAAACGTAAAATATTGGTTGGACAAATGGAGGCGAAATGTGGTAGTGGTAATAGTGGATGTAGTGGTAGTAGTAACACACCTAATGGAGTTTGTGGAATCGAATGTGGTAAGTACAAAGATTttctagaaaaaaaaaggaaggaATGGAAGGATAATTTCAAAACATATTTAGATGATAAAGAAGAACAACAAAATACACAGAGTGTTGATGACACAAAAACATATAGTccacataattattatttattgtatCCTTGTACATATCAAAGTTGTGATGGCACACATATAAAGGATTTGTTAGGTAATAAAGAGCATGGAGAATATGAAAACAAATGCACATGTAAAGCAAATAGTAGTAAAACAAAAGACGCACAATCATCTGAAAATAACCATTGTAACACTAGTTTTGAATTCCACGCatgtaatgaaaaaaaatataagttaGGTTCGTGGAGCAGcacatatatgaaaaatccTAAAGATCGAGGTAAAGTTTTTGCCCCACCAAGACGTAACAGTATATGTATTGGGTGGTTGTTCTCGCCAATAGAAACAAATGGTGGAAAAAGTGGTAATTCCAAAGATAAAGCCAAAGCTGAATTGAAAAGTAAAGTTATGGACGCAGCAAGGGGCGAAGCCCATTATTTGTGGAAAAGATATCTTGGTGGTAGTAATAGCGGTGGTAATAGCGATGGTAATAGTGGAAATACAGAGGAATATTGTTCCGCACTGAAACGTTCGTTCGCAGATATTGGAAATATGGTTAAAGGTACAGATATGTGGATGGCAGGGTATTCGCCTCTCGtcgaacaaaatatatacaatgtaTTTGCAATGAAGGATACTAGTGCTACTACACCACCTATCGAGGAACAAATAGAAAAAGAACGTAAAGAATGGTGGGATCAAAATAAAGACAATGTATGGGAAACAATGTCGAAATGTGATAAAAACAACACGTGTGAAAAAAATACACCTACTGATGACAAGAAACCTCAGTTTTTAAGATGGCTAGAAGAATGGGGAGAATATATATGCGAACAAAgggaaaaacaaataaaacaatTGGAAAAGTTGTGCAAAAATGGAAACGACgtagaaaatgataaaaagtGCGACAAAGGAAATAAAGAATGTAAACAACAATGTTATAAATACAATAATTggataaatgtatataaaaggGAATGGTTAGGCCAAAAATCGAAAtacaaagaaatatatggaaaCAAAGATAAACCAGGATATAAAGATTATGAACCATATATAAAGAGCCATGCCAATgcaaatacatatataggAGAATCGAATAATAAATGCAAAAGTAGTGGTACTAGTGGTGGATCCAACAATATAAACTTAGATGATGTTTTCCAAAAACGTGATgatcaatataaaaaatacgaACCCTTTTGCACAACGTGTCGAGTCAACGAAATTGCGGACACggtaaagaaaaaacaaaaacgtGGACGTGTCAATCCATGTGCCAACCCTAGTGGTAGTCAACCCACTACAAGTGTCGAACACATCGCAAAAACCTTACATGAGGAGGCAAAAAAACAATTGGAAGATAATGATAGTGAGAATAAGTTGAAAGGAAAGCCAGAGCAAGGTGAATATAGGCATAACTCCGGTGGTAAAGCAAGTACGTTAACAGATATATGTAGTATAACTGACAAACATTCCAATGATAAACGTGTACATGGTAGCGATTATAAAGGTCCCTGTACAGGTAAAGGTACAGGTAAAGATAATAGTGAACACACGAGATTTGTTGTAGGATTTCAATGGCTAAAGGATGCAAGAAACATGAATCAAAATCACATGGATGTCATTATGCCACCAAGAAGACGACATATATGTACCTCGAATTTAGAAAATTTAGATGTAGAAAGAGCCGAAGGACTTAAACAAGACAATAAAGTTAATCATTCATTTTTGGGAGATGTATTGCTATCTACAAAAGAGGAggcaaaaaaaacaatagaAATGTATAAACAAAAGAATGGCCTAAATGGCCAAAAAGAACCAATAGACTCAAGACATCAAACGACAATATGTCGTGCTGTACGTAGCAGTTTTGCAGATATGGGAGATATTATTAGAGGAAGAGATCTGTGGAGTAGAAACAAAGAGATGATAGAGCTAGAAAAACATTTGGTAAAAATATTTGCTAAAATTAAAGGAACACTTCCTGGTGAAATTCAAagtaaatatgataatacagATAGCAAATATTTAGATTTACGTAAGGATTGGTGGGAAGCAAATCGTGGCAAAATCTGGGATGCCATGAAATGTCACTTAGGAAAAATGAATGATACGTCGCCTGACGGAAAATCAAGTAGTCATTGCGGTTACAAAGAAAGTGTACCACTTGATGACTATATCCCCCAACGGTTGAGATGGATGACCGAATGGGCCGAATGGTTTTGCAAGGCACAAAAACTGGAGTATGATAAGGTGAGGATGGAGTGTATCAACTGTAAGAATCAGGGTAGTGGTGGTGGTAAGTCTGTAACATGTAATGATTGTGACATATGCAAAACAGCTTGTGGTAAATATAAAGGTATTATTGATGCATGGAAACAACAATGGACAGAAATAGAAACAAAATACCAATCATTATACCAACAAGCAAAAAGTGCTAATAATTCTAGTAGTAATAGTGGTGATCCACATCAAAAATATCTTGACGAATTTATACAGAAATTACAAACACTAAATGGCAGTAATAACACATTTGAAAATGCTGCAGCATATGTACATGATATAGGTAATTTTGATGATTGCCAGGAACAAAATGTTTTCTGTAATAGTGGTGGCAACAATTATGCTTTTAAATATCCACCACATGACCATGAAGCTAAGTGTAAGTGTACGACACCTGCTAAACCCGTTGCGGTACTACCTCCAGCAGCAGCCGCAGCAAAACCAACTAGTGATCATAATTCGCCACAGGCAGCCAAACCCGCCGCAACCAAGCCAGCAACAACAAAACCAGTGGTGGAACCGACACATGGTGGGGGACAAGGACAACAAACACAATCACAAGGAACAGAACCTGATCGTGGTGCTAGCCCTACTGTTACAACCATTACTGCAAGTACATTAGATGGAAAAGGAATACTTTCAGTTACTACGGTCCCATCTACCGCGACTGTCGCGGATCCTGTGGTTAATCCCACGACTGGTTCCCAGGGTAATCCCGATCCTGAAGCCGATCCTTCACGTCCACAAGGAACAAGTACTAGTAGTAGTGGAGAACCACCACCACAAAATCCAACGTTACCCGTTTCATCACCAACCATAAACCCTGAaccatcatcatcatataaACCTACCCCTCAATTTCGAAATGCAGTTAATACGGATCAAACATTTATTGACAGAAATAGAAATTTTGTCGATTCATCTAGACCAtctagtagtagtagtaatgcttccaataaaaaaaaaaataaaatacccGTAGAATATATGAATTGTGTTGAAAAAGCTGCAAatgaattacaaaaaaatgcagaaaaagaaatagaaaatGTGAAAAATACATTGATGGGGACAAAAACAGAAGATGTTTATAAAACAGAACAAAATGGTTGGAGTAATACTAGTAATTGCACAATAACTAACCCTAGTAGTAATACTGGACAAACATATAACTGTGATGGAAATGGAAATCCGTTTGATGAAATAGACAAATGGAGTTGTGACAAAGATACAAAGAATGTGACCAACGAACATATATGTTTGCCTCCAAGAAGGAAACATATGTGCACAAAAACATTAGAAGATTTAAAAGAGGATAGCGTTCAAAATACAGATGATTTACTGAAAGAAGTTTTAATTACAGCAGCAAATGAAGGAAAACATTTAAAAGAACAATGGAAAAAAACGGAAAGTACTCAAAAAAAGGCAGATGGTACAACAAATAGACCAAGTATTAAACGCTACGAATTGTGTGATGCTATGAAGTACAGTTTTGCCGATCTAGGAGATATTATAAGAGGAATGGATAACTATAAAGGTATGAATGGTACTAATGGACTTGAAAAACAATTAAATGGggtttttgaaaaaataagaacACAATGGGTAAATGAGAATGGAGGAAAAcataaagataaatataacgATGTAACATCATTTCGATATGCCTGGTGGGATGCAaacagaaaatatatttgggAAGCTATGACTTGTACTGCTCCAGCTAATGCTTATTTTACGAAAACATATACAGATGAAACAGGAATCCAAAGTATAACTTTGTCACAATATAAAATGTGCGGACATGCAAACTATCCACCTGATGAAGATTACATTCCTCAACCTTTTCGATGGTTAACTGAATGGAGTGAACATTTCTGTAAAGaactaaataaaaaaatggatgaaatgaaaaaagcGTTTGAtgaatgtaaaaataaagatgagAAATGTACAGATgatacaaatgaaaataacaaatgtaaaaattgtaaagaaaaatgtgatgactataaaaaatttgttgATAAATGGAATTCACATTTTGAAAACCAAAATCAAATATTGAAACAATTAAATATAGAAGCACTAACTTCAGGAAgcaatacaaataaaatgaattttaAAAACTTTTTGCAGATGGTAAGAGAAACAAAAGGTTGTTCTGTTGATGATGCTCATAAATATCTTGATCAAACGAGTAATTGTACAAAATTCAAATTTACTCAGTATGGTAGTACTCATCGTGCCAATACCCCTTATGCATTCGAAACTTATCCTAAAGAATATAAGAACGTTTGTAATGGTAATGACCATTCATCGATTAATACAGATGGAAGTAGTGGAGGATGGTTTAAATTCGGGTGGAAAAGTTTTCGATTACCAAAATTCCGTGGTATCCGTGTTGGATGGCTACAACCCATAATTCCTCGATTACCGGAACCTACAATTATTCCACTTCAAGTTGCCAATACCGTACTATCACATcaagaagatataaaaaaagttgCAGAAAACATTAATGAGGCAGTGGGTGTTGTTGCCGGAGGTATAAATACTGCAGTTGTAAAAACAAAAGACGTGGTAAAAAACATTTTGATTCCTAAAAACCCTGAACAAAAAGATACATCAATAGATAgtacaacaacaacaaaacCAAATCAaccaaaacaaaaaaaaattgatccTTATATACATTCTAGACCTGAAATATACGTTCCAGCAACTAGTTTAGGTCTCTTTGTTCTAGGATTTATTCTATATAAa tggAAAAAACTTCTTCCTCGAAGTAAACGACATGTCGACGATATGATCCGGATATTAGAAATGCCACAAAACGACTATGGTATCCCTGATGAAGCATTCACGAATAGGTATGTCCCATATGGTCGATATAAAGgaaaaacatacatatatgtggAAAATGATACAGATGATGACAACTATGTGGTAACAACTGATACATCTGATATTACATCTTCATCAGAAAGTGAGTATGAAGACCTCgatattaatgatatatatccCTATAAATCgccaaaatataaaactttaATTGAAGTAGTACTAAAACCAACTAAAAGTGATATAACATATAGTGCTGACACACCAAATAGTGGTACTATACCACCTATACCTAGTGACATACCCACGAATAAACTTACAGATGACGAGTGGAACGAACTAAAACAGGATTTTATTTTGAACATGttacaaaatgataatatggatatatCTCGTGAAAATATAAGTGGAAACATTTATATGGACAACCCACCCCATACTGTGGATAATAGGTTTGGAGAAAAACCTTTTATTACACAAATCCAAGATAGATATTTACATGGTGATAACCAGGTTAGTTATAATATTGACTGGAATATACCAAAACAAAAGGAAGTAACTAGTAATATCGTGGATATTCCGACATATGTGTCACAAAATCTATATAGTGGTATTGATCTAATTAATGATTCTCTAAATGGTAATGaacatattgatatatatgatgagttattgaaaagaaaagaaaatgaactatttggaacaaaatatatgaaacatACAACAACAAATAGTGTTtccaaaaaaacaaatagaGATCCTATAATGAACCAACTAGATTTGTTCCATAAATGGTTAGATAGACATAGAGATATGTGCAACAAAtggaataaaaatgaaatgttaaccaatttaataaatgaatgGAAAagcaatgaaaaaaaatatatttcccaTATAATGAGTGACCAGTTATTAAATCCTATGGATACTACCAAGTTATATACTAATGTTTCTATGAAAATAAACGTGAATGGGAATAATTCGATCCCTGATAATGTAAACCAGTATATTGAAGATGTTTCTAGTATTAATagcttatataatattgaaaaaaatgtagACGAAAGATATGTAAATGATATAGatgattcttttttttga